The DNA region TTTGCCTGGTTTTTGCAGCCAACGATCATAACAATCAACAATAACCAAACTGATAGTTTTCTCATAACTTCCAGGTCAAATTGTTTTTAATAGTTGGATAGCGGCATCAGCAATGCCATCTTTTGATATATGATAATGATTTAATATTTCTGCCTGGGAGCCGGTAACGGTATATTCGTCAGGAATACCCATAATTTTAAAAGGTTTTTTGTATCCGTGCTGAAGCAGGTATGAGGCACAGGCTTCACCCAAACCACCATACACACCGTGTTCTTCTACTGTTATGATGGCACCAGTGTCAATTGCCAGTTTTGCTAACAAAACGGTATCCAAAGGTTTTATGGTATGCATGCTTACTACGGTCGCGTTTATGCCATGCTCATGATGTAATTTTTCAGCGGCCTGCAATGCAGGATAAACAGTTTCGCCATTGGCAATGATAGCAAGGTCGTCACCTTCCCTAACTATCCGGCCCTTACCAAATTCAAACGAAGTTTCACATGGATTAAGGAGCGGCATCGGTTTCTTGCCAAATCTTAAATAAATCGGCTTATTGATTTTTGCACTTAACCGTGCGGCTTGTTCTGTTTCGAAGTTATCGGCCGGTGCAACGATTATAATATTGTTAATCGCCCGCAAAACTGCAAAATCATGAAGGCTATGGTGGGTTGTTCCCAACGGGCCGTAACTTACCCCGGCACTGATGCCTACCAACCTCACCGGGTTATCAGAATAGGCTACGTCATTTTTTATTTGTTCCAATGCCCTTGCTGTCAAAAAACATGCGGGCGAAACAGCAAATGCTTTTTTTCCGGCAGAGGCCAGTCCTGCCGCTACACCTACCAGGTTTTGTTCTGCTATACCTATCTCAACAATTTGTTCAGGGAACTTTTGTCCAAAGGGCACCAGTTTGCCCGACCCCCGTGAATCGCTGGTCACAACAACTATCTGCCCGTCGTTAGCTGCGAGCTCCTGCAATATGCCCGAAAAAACATCCTGGTTTGATCTCGTAGTTACTACTTCATTATCAATTACTGCACCCATCTCTATTTAATTTATACCAATGCCAAAGCGTTATTCAACTCGTCCACTGCATCGATGTATTGGTCCTTATTCGGCACACCATGGTGCCATTTTATTTGGTTCTCCATAAAACTGATGCCTTTGCCCTTCACTGTATGAGCTATTATCAAATTTGGCTTGCCAGTTTCGAAGGGGATTTTAGCAAGTGTTTCGTTCAGTGCCTTAAAGTCATGACCGTCAACCTCGGTTACCGACCAGCCAAAGGTCTCAAATTTTTTATCCAGCGGGTCGGTATTGCACACATCGGCCGTAGGCCCCGTTATCTGAAGCGTGTTTTTATCGACAATGGCGCACAAATTATCCAGTTTGTAGTGCGATGCAGTAAGCGCTGCCTCCCAGTTTGATCCTTCCGGTAATTCGCCGTCTCCTAAAAGAGTGAATACGCGATAGGCTTTTTTGTCCATTTTTGCAGCAAGAGCAGTTCCAACCGCAACTGGCAAGCCATGACCTAATGCGCCGGTATTTTGCTCCACACCGTGTACTTTACGTGTTGGGTGACCTATGTAATGCGATTTGTATTTGCAAAGCGTTTCCAGGTCGCTTTCTGCGAAAAATCCTTTGTCTGCCAGTACCACAAACAGCGCCTCAACGCAATGGCCTTTGCTTTGGATATACCGGTCCCTATCGGGAGAGGCAAAAGTTTCCGGGCTTACATTTAAAAAATTATTATACAGCACGTTTAAAATATCTATACATGACAAACTCCCCCCTGTATGCCCGGCATTTGCACCCACAATATATTTCAGGATATTTTTGCGGTACGCTATCGACTTTTGTGCTAACTCCCTTTCAGTCATAATTATAATTTTTAGCCGTTGTGATGGTGTACTTCCCATCCCATATAATTTCCAAGCGCTTCTTTTAGTATCCCGGCAGTTTTTGATGCGTTCATCACTACGTGATGTTCAAAACCGTTGCGGCAAACATATTGCATCAGGCCCTGCATATCATTTATTTTGGCCACAGCGCGGTTGCCAAAAGTGTTCAGCGGATCATCCGTCAAGTCACCTTCGCCTATGTATGCCTTAATAATTCCCCGGCAATCGTCAGTACTGATCCTGCCGAAGGTAAGCGGTGAAGCCGGTGTGCGCCCGGCTAACGCACCGAAGGTGTTCTCTTCGCCAACAGAGGTGCCGATGATTGGCGCGGTGCTGATCTCAATATCCGGCAAAAAGGATTTGGCCCAGTTACCGCAATGAAACAGCACACATTTATTTTCATCGTCAGCGTAATTATTATTCCAGTCAACCAATGCGCTTGGTGAGCCGGAGGCAAGCTGCATGGCGTACATGCTTAGTGTGCCTGTAACATCAACCTCGCAGGCGCTTGGCAGCATGTTTTCGCTCATAATGCTCATGCTGGTGCACACGTTACAGCCATAATTTTGCTGCAGCGATGTCCAGCATTGTATAGCGGTGGCATCCAGTTCATTTTCCTGCATAAAGTTGTTCAATACTACATCCAGCTTCGCTATTTGTACCAAAGCGTCGTCTGGTGTTCGCCCTTTTGGGGCATAAGCCAATATTTTATCAATACGTTGCTTAACAATCTGGTCGTCTTTAGTGAGTTTGTTAGCATTGCCCAAAATTTCGGAAAGGTCAACCGTAACCACCGATATCCCGCTGCGCTGTAGCAGCTTTTCGCTGTAGCGGACCGTATTAAAGCCGCCCGGTCTTGCACCCACAGCGCCGATACGTACTTTACGAAGTCCTTTTACTACACGGCAAACGGCCACAAAATCCAAAAGCTCCTTGCTGAAGGCTGCATCAGAGGGGTGGATAACGTGTTGGGCTGTAATGCTGTATTTTATACCGTATTGG from Mucilaginibacter sp. SJ includes:
- a CDS encoding transketolase family protein, encoding MGAVIDNEVVTTRSNQDVFSGILQELAANDGQIVVVTSDSRGSGKLVPFGQKFPEQIVEIGIAEQNLVGVAAGLASAGKKAFAVSPACFLTARALEQIKNDVAYSDNPVRLVGISAGVSYGPLGTTHHSLHDFAVLRAINNIIIVAPADNFETEQAARLSAKINKPIYLRFGKKPMPLLNPCETSFEFGKGRIVREGDDLAIIANGETVYPALQAAEKLHHEHGINATVVSMHTIKPLDTVLLAKLAIDTGAIITVEEHGVYGGLGEACASYLLQHGYKKPFKIMGIPDEYTVTGSQAEILNHYHISKDGIADAAIQLLKTI
- a CDS encoding transketolase; the encoded protein is MTERELAQKSIAYRKNILKYIVGANAGHTGGSLSCIDILNVLYNNFLNVSPETFASPDRDRYIQSKGHCVEALFVVLADKGFFAESDLETLCKYKSHYIGHPTRKVHGVEQNTGALGHGLPVAVGTALAAKMDKKAYRVFTLLGDGELPEGSNWEAALTASHYKLDNLCAIVDKNTLQITGPTADVCNTDPLDKKFETFGWSVTEVDGHDFKALNETLAKIPFETGKPNLIIAHTVKGKGISFMENQIKWHHGVPNKDQYIDAVDELNNALALV
- a CDS encoding L-fucose/L-arabinose isomerase family protein — translated: MMEKGSFGIIIGNRDFFPDRLVTEARIDILRVFDDLNLKPILLDEHETKLGGVETFRDAQRCAALFKQHENEIMGILVILPNFGDERGIAETLKLAGLNVPVLVQAYPDDLSKLDVARRRDAWCGKISACNNLYQYGIKYSITAQHVIHPSDAAFSKELLDFVAVCRVVKGLRKVRIGAVGARPGGFNTVRYSEKLLQRSGISVVTVDLSEILGNANKLTKDDQIVKQRIDKILAYAPKGRTPDDALVQIAKLDVVLNNFMQENELDATAIQCWTSLQQNYGCNVCTSMSIMSENMLPSACEVDVTGTLSMYAMQLASGSPSALVDWNNNYADDENKCVLFHCGNWAKSFLPDIEISTAPIIGTSVGEENTFGALAGRTPASPLTFGRISTDDCRGIIKAYIGEGDLTDDPLNTFGNRAVAKINDMQGLMQYVCRNGFEHHVVMNASKTAGILKEALGNYMGWEVHHHNG